DNA from Mesorhizobium sp. B2-1-1:
CTGACCACGCTTCTCAACGCCCGGTTGATCTCGATGATCGATCGCCTTGTCGACGCCACCGAGAGCTTTCTGGCAAGACGCGGGATCGTCGCTCCGCTCATGGTCGTGCGCGGCGACGGCGCGCTCATTACCGCAGAATTCGCCCGCGCTCGGCCAATCGAGACCATTCTGTCAGGACCAGCGGCAAGCCTGGTGGGGGCGCGGTACATGACCGGCATCGATGATGCGGTGGTGTCCGACATCGGCGGCACCACCACCGACATCGCAGTTCTGGACGGCGGCCGCCTGCGGCTCGATCCGGAAGGCGCCACCGTCGGCGGAATGCGAACCATGGTGGAAGCCGTCGCCATGCGCACCTTTGGCCTTGGTGGGGATTCGGAAGTTTCGCTTCATGAGCAGTCGTTGGCTTCGACGATCGTGCTCGGGCCCCGGCGGCTGGTACCGCTCGCGCTCGCCGCGGTGAAACATGGCGATGCCATATACCAAGGTCTCAAGCGGCAATTGCTCAGTCCCAACACCAGCCGGCTGGACGGCCGCTTCGCATTGCGCACAGGTGTGCCCGAACGTCTAGCCGCAGGCCTGACGGTTACCGAGACGCGGCTCTATGCTGACATTTCGGCAATTCCCGCCGCGCTCGACCGGTTGCTCGTATCGACGTCACAGGTCGCGACGCTCAATCGCCTCGTCGCACGTGGCCTGGTGCATATCGTCGGCTTCACGCCATCCGATGCAGCCCATGTGCTCGGCCGGCAAGGGAACTGGGATCCTGTCGCGGCTCGACTGGGCGCCGAATTGTTCTCACGCAAGCGCGACGGCCAGGGGCATCGTGTCGCCAAAGGCGCAGAAGCGTTTTCCGAGATGGTTCTTGCCGCCGTCACCCGGCGTTCTGCCGAAGTAATTCTTGAATCGGTATTTGCCGAGGACGGGCTGGAGGGCGGCGTCTCCGTTGCCAACCCGCTGGTTCAGCGGGCGGTTGGCGGGCGAGGCGGCATGGCGCGGCTGTCGATCGCGCTCGACCGGCCGGTGATCGGCCTCGGGGCGTCGGCTTCGCTGCACTTTGCCGGGCTGCCGCAATTGATCGGCAATGAATGCAGCATTGCCGAACACGCCGATGTCGCAAATGCGTTGGGCGCCGTGGTTGGGCAGGTGCGAATGTCAGCGGAAGCGCGTGTCAGCCAACCGGAGATCGGGCTTTTCCGTCTCAATTCCGGCGAGCGGCTGGACGACTATGACACCGAGGACGAGGCGATGGCCGCAGCCGAAGCCCACATTCGAGTCTTGGCGGCAGGTCTTGCCGAGCGCGCCGGGGCCGATCAGGCTCGGATCGAGATCGCACGCGACATAAGAGTTGCTACAATCGAAGGCGAGCGCAGTTTCGTGGAAGCCATCGTCGTCGCGACAGCCACCGGGCGGCCGCGAATCGCGTCGTGACATGCACGCGTTGTTGTGAGTGAAGCGTTGTCGGGTGACAATGCTCTGACAGTATTTTTTCCTGAGGCGGCGATCGCCTCGTCGAGATCGCGACCTTGCCAATGTTCGTCCGCAGCCGTCCGTTCCGCACCTGCTGGACGATCTCGCTCAACTGGCCACGACCGGACTCGACGACGAAATCGACCGCCAACCCATCCGCGGGCTGCGCCTCGGCTGGTCCGACGACGGTCACCAGCATACCTCGCCCCGGATCAGGGCTGCAGACCGCTTCTGGATGTCGCCACCGATGACGTCGAACACCAGATCGATGCTGCCTATGTCTTATCTCTCACGCGAATTGGTCATCGGTTCGGTGCCTTCCACGACAATATCGGTATTGAATTGCTTTGTGATTTGCACGGCCGCGGTGTGCGCCTGCAGTTACAAGTCTATCGACACCGCTCCCATGGGATGTGTGCAGCAGGCGAGCACATATCCGGCGTCCTTCTCCTGTGCGCTGAG
Protein-coding regions in this window:
- a CDS encoding hydantoinase/oxoprolinase N-terminal domain-containing protein encodes the protein MNACAHQPSPLYLGIDTGGTYTDAVLWSESTGIVAKAKSLTTRHDLAEGIAGAADAVLSEAVIEPSAIKLVSMSTTLATNALVEGQGGRVALVMIGFTEADLARNGLSKALGSDPVIFCPGGHDVHGDPRELVLDALVAALPFLADTVSGVAVASYFAVRNPEHEIAVRDVIRERTGLPVTCSHELSSKLGGPRRALTTLLNARLISMIDRLVDATESFLARRGIVAPLMVVRGDGALITAEFARARPIETILSGPAASLVGARYMTGIDDAVVSDIGGTTTDIAVLDGGRLRLDPEGATVGGMRTMVEAVAMRTFGLGGDSEVSLHEQSLASTIVLGPRRLVPLALAAVKHGDAIYQGLKRQLLSPNTSRLDGRFALRTGVPERLAAGLTVTETRLYADISAIPAALDRLLVSTSQVATLNRLVARGLVHIVGFTPSDAAHVLGRQGNWDPVAARLGAELFSRKRDGQGHRVAKGAEAFSEMVLAAVTRRSAEVILESVFAEDGLEGGVSVANPLVQRAVGGRGGMARLSIALDRPVIGLGASASLHFAGLPQLIGNECSIAEHADVANALGAVVGQVRMSAEARVSQPEIGLFRLNSGERLDDYDTEDEAMAAAEAHIRVLAAGLAERAGADQARIEIARDIRVATIEGERSFVEAIVVATATGRPRIAS